Proteins from a single region of Phycisphaeraceae bacterium D3-23:
- a CDS encoding cadherin-like domain-containing protein, producing MSATSNADRARVEPLEPRLLFSSVPVPAPDFYSGEADEVLALDGLVLNDYDADGDTLSALSWTLPSNGTLSFDAEGGPLYTPDAGFVGTDTIRYGVSDGTPISYTDGLEGLYRFDDGSGTSAADAAANGLDATLHGGAGWVTDGHLGGAITFDGVDGYADTPFVLDPSATAFSASVWVNFDTIPQSGSGVILSQRNGSGVGRSWLYINSSGQLRSSLGAGSLGSATALTAGSWHHVAISHDGTTLRLYLDGDLVDSAAATMESTDGGMVIGGNKSNSAHFMDGTVDELRVYDRALSGHEVAWQADRTLADITITVNASVDIEAARDQLLSGVTALADPGSSGQMVVYGPTAFSVSNYPGAGLTDPMIAAATWGAGRVVALPDDGWLDMGTHGSHTDTATFYANSLAWLSDSTDLGIKLVTYNNASNASWLTAQGYTDVVNATSATLAAELADADVLVAGWLGNDPPQADLDVIDAFVSGQGGGLLIAEYGEGYGGTTWAQPIVDAPGNRLLREAGIGFVAGTHTGTHTIDRAVGQMAAQDVFGIFDNTTPVIRGEKLLAANLYDQLIGVLPSNDTLLARLNSAYKNRVVLLSPILDTNARHIATQAGTSITSAVQAEGTTYTPGDQLVFHHLRPGGRGTVVDNGDGTFTHTPDPGYTGFDAFSYELFDAQNDRLVRLVIVNIGEVAQPVDFVTTGGTVEVGTTGTYQYELNIDFASAPAYIEHLWIDWGDGKVSYGNKAGWGTELTQSAAAQVWTATYGVDDPDAVRHIRVFASDVHGKAYQSKVTLNQTQTPVFNVDVELLSQSEVRLTWAERFLNETGYTVSASTDGGVTYTPWETVVPEATSALLRGLDPGKTYHFKIDVLTGDDTRFTSEPTVFTTQMPAADPEGLLRWFRVQIPSGGQSPSRGESTSTDLGSSLTLRGNKTISLSGSSWELVQAVSYEAAIWIAITGSAEIEESPGQSKRFEFERDGAFRVGQYSKLESLIPGFDLGTTLPPEQYIITLEDLFTWTNISVDYDAWFWRIDVVEASAELDIALAVEHVDRPAGETFEAITVNSGETGEIIVPLDKDEEADIEFSVEYIGTLAGYLADHNCLDDLEWILTANDGTNVVIGPTDGEAPTDGIIEVTLAPPAGTAPTYTLSVQTEAGELIASVDLVTVNLLSLEVADKANPDHSVEVFPDQFQSQPFYVGADDTHESVIDLTPQVVTDAGDVWSIISWEVSGPNAVQGPNIGDYNGPVQTKTLLAVNPDGGYPVYTWLDRNHNGAWDYEEIRANAMVDPVALEALTATNTREVVQTLTATTSQAEVPTLYVTETLMGLPEIELMPTVTPAASMFVEMVQWEVVSTDGGGFSATGTFGGAPTLVGLPEVGASYTAYAWLDLDGDGTRDAGEIQTQIDIVAVGFDGLEVANEFGVDVLAEPDQNPAEPPRLWVPFVQNEGDIELIPLYEPDDDPEAGKFIMWEIEGGMVNGPTIGHFAGGAFETTLVGNDTPYTIYAWVDGNSNQQRDSHEIVTQAIVEPVYVETFAVEDTRNGNSETATEQQSRFMSVPLDGLHNAEGIRLSATLNGPADLIDDAMPFLSWDVIDPQVDSYVSDVPDFHFGPGDQATLDLLPGYRSAPEYIMTVGWDFSGNDKLELDERSTSVAVRTLALENLTVESVVHPDIYTTHYSPAVPDDFQQLKWISIPVTDTDGNQAEVRFEVEAMGGGPLAAETFSYAWWEIGQRNAGLSGGDLATVTGTFNADGTPNLDGPILLDLLDLDRATEYIFRVGLDVDRDMELENNEMRYVGQAFLYYFNVRVDSNNNTRLNFDDDLVEEDTTRPGKWIRVTEQNNTDIPLEVFLGDAGLPGGVAWRWDWSGNLTILRNVGGLLTEAYDEEVTSSLLALEPIAGPPEIDPDGDGYERFYLRADDPSVILAQESFAMTVLGWDSNDNGNTINNPADGDVTETVHLTAYEATGEIDFIVPPLTEANEEVESRYVPLNDTYNGGQFGDSETIRFGDADLVHAEIVLQNNAPGFLELDRPDNLSFWVETVDVWDFLHEDHFDQGAVLLEVSGDYIRLDDGLHLQGLWSGERRLDVLIEGVEASPNNTSHLVTASYVYDDTNETLDSDAVRLVVTGIDLDVDSDNTNGLSLPDFSHEEEVLEEDGSDLGKIVYVDDSLAERYTPLYLSVLAVQAATDSATFELTYTDADSGGALRILTIDGTYLAPGVHDLSVLNIDRNQNDALLWIEAVDNGQGPVTQTIEISIDPDGANPIEGYTFTDIVRVTPRIGQPQAAIFSHANDTYRSVISSDTAVLGMVDDPDDDLTGWQLLLVPVNVHEGTGIEPFVVATSTSEALGSAADPAPLGTIQPALLDDGIYQLQLVATDYTKDDNGTAVPDFGRGRVVSGHLIQIQNGLHQQVYVHPVTDLALDAPGLPTVTLGRYYDSSQAETDQGLGYGWTLTLPQARITRLAELAGGEDVSAGLRRGDLVTTLIPGRGQVSFAFEPRETDSTPGAEVWEPRFVSIDGSGSVLGFAWDDAAYRLIQRDGEFFVEELDGLQRTLAYDPANDALPGSYLVTMLDGWSYEIDFAAGLVTTATDAVGNTVTYRDTGISAGNESIHIERDAETGRILWASTDPSGNGPRVTYGYDIATGDLTSVTDQAGRTTYYTYDADHRLTVVTDTQGVEQIAVAYEPDGRVSAIDRLATDREPGVVPEGAEYVYNERNELLRIIQTQHDAQGAVTGYSVGAFTYEHVDLEDADFEPVYRTFDRGGETYRYTEAAFIRTVKQATWLPFEITGVDADGLRFTQAPEVQTGEVTYRAWPEDFDGTDLTQLDHLGVPVQQARLAADGKTWLIGESEYHHTTNQATTTTDPYGNVVTNTFDAAGNLIEFVETDADGNVLEHLRHVYTESGVTQYVYALDGLVADVSSLAAGLWLESVRVLDETTQATVSLGRNIYYGSAASAGSGPVGTGDQPRRREHALHLLGRRQRQGSLPGVGRRWQPGLRPRELRRVQRGGTDHTLRRCLRQHDTLRVRRGGGARSRSSTASAATRSAPTMHAAT from the coding sequence ATGTCCGCAACCTCGAACGCGGACCGTGCCCGCGTCGAGCCGCTTGAGCCGCGGCTGCTCTTCAGCTCGGTGCCGGTGCCCGCGCCCGATTTTTACTCGGGCGAGGCCGACGAGGTCCTTGCGCTCGACGGGCTCGTGCTCAACGACTACGACGCGGACGGCGACACGCTCAGTGCACTTTCGTGGACACTGCCCTCGAACGGCACGCTGAGCTTCGATGCCGAGGGTGGCCCGCTCTACACGCCCGATGCCGGTTTTGTCGGGACCGACACGATCCGCTACGGCGTCTCGGACGGGACACCGATCTCGTACACCGACGGGCTGGAAGGGCTGTACCGATTTGATGACGGCTCGGGCACCAGCGCGGCCGACGCGGCGGCGAACGGCCTGGACGCGACCCTTCACGGCGGCGCCGGCTGGGTGACGGACGGGCATCTGGGCGGCGCGATTACCTTCGACGGGGTCGATGGGTACGCCGACACGCCCTTCGTGCTGGACCCCTCGGCGACGGCTTTTTCCGCGAGCGTCTGGGTGAACTTCGACACGATCCCGCAGTCGGGATCGGGCGTGATCCTCAGTCAACGCAACGGCTCGGGGGTGGGGCGGTCCTGGCTGTACATCAACAGCAGCGGCCAGCTGCGCTCGTCGCTGGGCGCGGGCTCGCTGGGCAGCGCGACGGCCCTGACGGCTGGCAGTTGGCACCACGTCGCGATCAGCCATGACGGCACGACGCTGCGCCTGTACCTCGACGGCGACTTGGTCGACTCGGCGGCCGCGACGATGGAGTCGACCGACGGCGGGATGGTGATCGGCGGCAACAAGTCGAACAGCGCGCACTTCATGGACGGCACGGTCGATGAGCTTCGGGTCTACGACCGCGCGTTGTCGGGCCACGAGGTCGCGTGGCAGGCCGACCGCACGTTGGCCGACATCACGATCACGGTGAACGCATCGGTGGACATTGAGGCCGCGCGCGACCAACTGCTCAGCGGCGTGACCGCGCTGGCCGACCCGGGGAGCTCGGGCCAGATGGTGGTGTACGGGCCCACGGCGTTCAGTGTCTCGAACTACCCGGGCGCCGGCCTGACGGACCCGATGATTGCCGCGGCGACCTGGGGCGCGGGCCGGGTGGTTGCGCTGCCGGACGACGGCTGGCTAGACATGGGGACGCACGGCTCGCACACGGACACCGCCACGTTTTATGCAAACAGTCTCGCGTGGCTGTCGGATTCCACCGACCTGGGCATCAAGTTGGTGACGTACAACAACGCCTCGAACGCGAGCTGGCTGACGGCGCAGGGCTACACGGACGTTGTCAACGCGACATCCGCGACGCTGGCGGCCGAGCTCGCCGATGCGGATGTGCTGGTCGCGGGCTGGCTGGGCAACGACCCGCCGCAGGCCGACCTTGATGTGATCGACGCGTTTGTCTCGGGGCAGGGCGGGGGGTTGCTGATCGCCGAGTACGGCGAGGGCTACGGCGGCACGACATGGGCCCAGCCGATCGTGGACGCGCCGGGCAACCGCCTGCTGCGCGAAGCGGGGATCGGGTTCGTTGCCGGCACGCACACGGGCACACACACGATCGACCGCGCGGTTGGTCAGATGGCCGCCCAGGATGTTTTCGGGATCTTCGATAACACAACCCCCGTGATCCGGGGTGAAAAACTCCTCGCCGCCAACCTCTACGATCAACTGATCGGGGTCCTCCCCAGCAACGACACGCTGTTGGCCCGGCTGAATTCAGCCTACAAGAACCGCGTCGTCCTGCTCAGCCCGATTCTGGATACCAACGCTCGTCACATCGCGACACAGGCCGGAACATCAATCACTTCCGCCGTACAGGCGGAGGGGACAACCTACACCCCGGGCGATCAGCTGGTGTTCCACCATCTAAGGCCCGGCGGGCGTGGCACGGTCGTCGATAACGGCGACGGTACGTTTACCCACACGCCCGACCCGGGCTACACGGGGTTCGACGCTTTTTCTTACGAGCTGTTTGATGCGCAGAATGACCGCCTCGTCCGGCTTGTCATTGTCAACATCGGCGAGGTGGCCCAGCCCGTTGACTTCGTAACCACCGGCGGCACCGTCGAGGTCGGCACGACGGGCACGTATCAATACGAGCTCAACATCGACTTCGCCAGCGCCCCCGCGTACATCGAACATCTCTGGATCGATTGGGGCGACGGCAAGGTGTCGTACGGCAACAAGGCCGGCTGGGGGACGGAGCTCACGCAATCCGCCGCGGCGCAGGTCTGGACCGCCACCTACGGCGTCGACGACCCGGATGCCGTCCGCCATATCCGTGTGTTCGCGTCGGATGTCCACGGCAAGGCCTACCAATCGAAGGTCACGCTCAACCAGACACAGACCCCCGTCTTCAATGTCGATGTTGAGTTGCTCAGCCAGTCGGAGGTCCGCCTGACCTGGGCGGAGCGCTTCCTGAACGAGACGGGCTATACCGTCAGCGCCTCGACCGACGGCGGGGTGACGTACACGCCCTGGGAGACGGTCGTGCCTGAGGCGACCTCGGCGCTCCTTCGCGGGCTGGACCCCGGGAAGACCTACCACTTCAAGATCGATGTGCTGACGGGCGACGACACCCGCTTCACCTCTGAGCCGACCGTTTTCACGACGCAGATGCCCGCCGCCGACCCCGAGGGTCTGCTGCGCTGGTTCCGCGTCCAGATCCCGTCGGGGGGGCAGTCCCCGAGCCGTGGCGAGTCGACCTCGACCGACCTGGGCAGTTCACTGACGCTGCGTGGTAACAAAACAATCAGCTTGAGCGGCAGTTCTTGGGAGCTGGTGCAGGCGGTGAGCTACGAGGCCGCGATCTGGATCGCGATCACCGGCTCGGCCGAGATCGAAGAAAGTCCCGGCCAGAGCAAACGCTTCGAGTTCGAGAGAGACGGCGCGTTCCGCGTTGGTCAGTACAGCAAACTCGAAAGCCTCATCCCGGGGTTCGATCTGGGGACGACGCTCCCCCCCGAGCAATACATCATCACGCTCGAAGACCTCTTCACGTGGACCAACATCAGCGTTGACTACGACGCGTGGTTCTGGCGCATCGATGTGGTCGAGGCCTCGGCGGAGCTGGACATCGCGCTCGCGGTGGAGCACGTCGATCGTCCCGCGGGCGAAACCTTTGAGGCGATCACGGTCAACTCGGGTGAGACAGGTGAGATCATTGTCCCGCTCGACAAAGACGAAGAGGCGGACATCGAGTTCTCGGTGGAGTACATCGGGACGCTTGCGGGCTATCTCGCGGACCACAACTGCCTTGATGACCTCGAATGGATACTCACGGCGAATGACGGCACCAACGTCGTGATCGGCCCGACCGATGGCGAAGCCCCGACCGATGGCATCATCGAGGTGACTTTGGCGCCGCCGGCCGGGACGGCACCGACCTACACGCTTTCTGTACAGACCGAAGCGGGTGAGCTGATCGCCAGTGTCGATCTGGTGACCGTCAACCTGCTCAGTCTGGAGGTGGCGGACAAGGCCAACCCCGACCACAGCGTGGAGGTATTCCCCGACCAGTTCCAATCGCAGCCGTTCTATGTCGGCGCGGATGATACGCATGAGTCGGTCATCGACCTGACACCCCAGGTGGTGACCGATGCCGGCGATGTGTGGTCCATCATTAGCTGGGAGGTCTCCGGGCCCAATGCGGTACAGGGGCCCAACATTGGGGACTACAACGGCCCGGTCCAGACCAAGACGCTGCTCGCGGTCAATCCTGATGGCGGATACCCGGTCTATACCTGGCTGGACCGCAACCACAACGGGGCTTGGGACTACGAAGAGATCCGCGCCAATGCCATGGTCGATCCGGTCGCGCTCGAGGCGCTGACCGCGACCAACACGCGCGAGGTGGTGCAGACGCTGACCGCCACCACGAGCCAGGCCGAGGTGCCCACGCTGTACGTCACCGAGACGCTGATGGGGCTGCCGGAGATCGAGTTGATGCCGACGGTCACGCCGGCGGCGTCGATGTTTGTGGAGATGGTCCAGTGGGAGGTCGTCAGCACCGACGGCGGCGGCTTTAGCGCGACCGGCACCTTCGGGGGCGCACCAACACTTGTGGGCCTGCCCGAGGTCGGCGCAAGCTACACGGCATACGCCTGGCTCGATCTCGACGGTGACGGCACACGCGACGCCGGCGAGATCCAGACCCAGATCGACATCGTCGCGGTCGGGTTTGATGGGCTCGAAGTCGCGAACGAATTCGGCGTTGATGTGCTTGCCGAACCCGACCAGAACCCGGCAGAACCACCTCGGCTGTGGGTCCCGTTTGTGCAGAACGAGGGCGACATCGAGCTGATCCCGCTGTACGAGCCCGACGACGATCCGGAGGCCGGCAAGTTCATCATGTGGGAGATCGAGGGCGGCATGGTGAATGGGCCGACGATCGGTCACTTCGCGGGCGGCGCGTTCGAGACGACGCTCGTGGGGAACGACACGCCATACACGATATACGCCTGGGTGGATGGCAACAGCAACCAGCAGCGCGACAGCCACGAGATCGTCACGCAAGCCATCGTCGAGCCCGTCTATGTCGAGACGTTCGCGGTCGAAGACACACGCAACGGCAACTCGGAGACCGCGACGGAGCAGCAGTCGCGGTTCATGTCCGTCCCGCTCGACGGGCTGCACAACGCGGAAGGGATCCGCCTCTCGGCGACACTGAACGGCCCGGCCGACCTCATCGACGACGCGATGCCTTTCTTGAGCTGGGACGTCATCGATCCACAAGTCGACTCGTATGTCTCGGACGTGCCGGACTTCCACTTCGGCCCGGGCGACCAGGCCACCCTCGACCTACTGCCGGGGTACCGCTCGGCCCCCGAATACATCATGACCGTCGGCTGGGACTTCAGCGGCAACGACAAACTCGAACTCGACGAGCGGTCGACCTCGGTAGCCGTTCGGACCCTGGCGTTGGAAAACCTGACGGTGGAGTCGGTCGTCCACCCCGACATCTATACGACACACTACAGCCCGGCCGTGCCCGACGACTTCCAGCAGTTGAAGTGGATCAGCATCCCGGTGACGGATACTGATGGGAACCAGGCAGAGGTCCGGTTCGAGGTCGAGGCGATGGGCGGCGGTCCGCTTGCGGCGGAGACATTCTCGTACGCCTGGTGGGAGATCGGCCAGCGCAACGCGGGCCTGAGCGGGGGCGACTTAGCCACGGTGACCGGGACGTTCAACGCCGACGGGACGCCGAACCTGGACGGCCCCATCCTGCTGGACCTCTTGGACCTCGACCGCGCGACGGAGTACATCTTCCGTGTCGGGCTGGATGTCGATCGCGATATGGAGCTCGAAAACAATGAGATGCGGTATGTCGGCCAGGCGTTCCTCTACTACTTCAATGTCCGTGTGGACTCGAACAACAACACCCGGCTGAACTTCGACGACGACCTGGTGGAGGAAGACACGACCCGGCCGGGCAAGTGGATCCGTGTCACCGAGCAGAACAATACCGATATCCCGCTGGAGGTCTTCCTGGGCGACGCAGGCCTGCCCGGCGGGGTGGCCTGGCGGTGGGACTGGTCGGGCAACCTGACGATCCTTCGCAATGTGGGCGGCTTGCTGACCGAGGCGTACGACGAAGAGGTGACGTCCTCCTTACTCGCCCTCGAACCGATCGCCGGCCCGCCGGAGATCGACCCCGATGGGGACGGCTATGAGCGGTTCTACCTGCGGGCCGACGACCCCAGCGTCATCCTGGCGCAAGAGTCGTTCGCGATGACGGTTTTGGGGTGGGACTCGAACGACAACGGCAACACGATCAACAACCCGGCGGATGGGGACGTGACCGAGACCGTCCACCTCACGGCCTATGAAGCGACCGGGGAAATCGACTTCATCGTGCCCCCGCTGACCGAAGCCAACGAGGAGGTTGAATCCCGCTATGTCCCGCTGAACGATACGTACAACGGCGGCCAGTTTGGTGATTCAGAGACCATCCGCTTTGGCGATGCCGATCTGGTCCACGCCGAGATCGTGCTGCAGAACAACGCGCCCGGTTTCCTCGAGCTTGATCGGCCCGACAACCTGTCGTTCTGGGTCGAGACCGTCGATGTCTGGGACTTCCTCCACGAAGACCATTTCGACCAGGGCGCAGTACTGCTTGAGGTGTCCGGCGATTACATCCGCTTGGATGATGGCCTGCACCTGCAGGGCCTGTGGAGCGGCGAAAGACGGCTCGATGTCTTGATCGAAGGTGTGGAAGCGTCGCCGAACAACACCAGCCATCTGGTGACGGCGAGTTATGTCTACGACGACACCAATGAGACGCTCGACTCGGACGCGGTCCGCCTGGTGGTCACGGGTATCGACCTGGATGTCGATAGCGACAACACCAACGGGCTGTCGCTGCCGGACTTCAGCCACGAGGAAGAAGTGCTTGAGGAAGACGGCTCGGACCTGGGCAAGATCGTGTACGTCGACGACAGCTTGGCCGAGCGGTATACGCCGCTGTACCTGTCGGTCTTGGCCGTCCAGGCGGCGACCGATAGCGCCACCTTTGAGTTGACCTACACCGACGCCGATTCGGGTGGGGCGCTCCGTATCCTGACGATCGACGGGACGTACCTTGCGCCGGGTGTGCACGACCTCTCGGTGCTCAACATCGATCGCAACCAGAACGATGCGCTCCTCTGGATCGAGGCCGTGGACAACGGGCAGGGCCCCGTGACGCAGACGATCGAGATCAGTATCGACCCCGACGGCGCGAACCCGATCGAGGGTTACACCTTCACCGATATCGTCCGAGTGACGCCGCGCATCGGCCAGCCGCAGGCCGCGATCTTCAGCCACGCCAACGACACCTACCGCTCGGTGATCTCGTCGGATACCGCCGTCCTCGGGATGGTCGACGACCCCGACGACGACCTCACGGGCTGGCAGCTCCTGCTGGTCCCGGTCAATGTGCACGAGGGCACGGGCATCGAGCCGTTTGTCGTGGCGACCTCGACAAGCGAAGCGCTCGGCTCCGCAGCAGACCCCGCGCCGCTCGGCACGATCCAGCCGGCGCTGCTCGACGACGGCATCTATCAATTGCAACTCGTTGCGACGGACTACACGAAAGACGACAACGGCACGGCGGTCCCGGACTTTGGCCGAGGACGCGTGGTGTCGGGCCACCTGATCCAGATCCAGAACGGTCTGCACCAGCAGGTGTATGTCCACCCGGTGACGGACCTTGCGCTGGATGCGCCGGGCCTGCCGACGGTGACGCTGGGCCGGTACTACGACTCGAGCCAGGCCGAGACCGATCAGGGCCTAGGCTACGGCTGGACGCTGACGTTGCCCCAGGCGCGCATCACCCGGCTTGCCGAGTTGGCGGGCGGGGAGGATGTCTCGGCCGGCCTGCGGCGTGGCGATCTTGTGACCACGCTGATCCCGGGCCGGGGCCAGGTCTCGTTCGCCTTCGAGCCGCGTGAGACCGACAGCACGCCCGGTGCCGAGGTGTGGGAGCCACGCTTTGTCTCGATCGACGGCAGCGGCAGCGTGCTCGGCTTTGCGTGGGACGACGCGGCCTACCGGCTGATCCAGCGGGACGGCGAGTTCTTTGTTGAAGAGCTGGACGGCCTGCAGCGCACGCTCGCGTACGACCCGGCCAACGACGCACTGCCCGGCAGCTACCTCGTCACGATGCTCGATGGCTGGAGCTACGAGATCGACTTCGCCGCCGGGCTCGTGACCACGGCGACCGACGCGGTCGGCAACACAGTGACGTATCGCGACACCGGCATCAGCGCGGGCAACGAATCGATCCACATCGAGCGCGACGCCGAGACCGGCCGCATCCTTTGGGCCTCGACCGATCCCAGCGGCAACGGGCCCAGGGTGACGTACGGCTACGACATCGCGACCGGCGACCTGACCTCTGTCACCGACCAGGCCGGGCGCACGACCTATTACACCTACGACGCCGACCATCGGCTGACCGTTGTCACCGATACACAGGGCGTCGAGCAGATCGCGGTGGCGTACGAGCCGGACGGCCGGGTGAGCGCGATCGACCGCTTGGCGACGGACCGCGAGCCGGGCGTGGTGCCCGAGGGCGCGGAGTATGTCTACAACGAGCGCAACGAGCTGCTGCGCATCATCCAGACGCAGCACGATGCGCAGGGGGCCGTCACGGGCTACAGCGTGGGCGCGTTTACCTACGAGCATGTTGATCTCGAAGACGCCGATTTCGAGCCGGTGTACCGCACGTTCGACCGCGGGGGCGAGACCTACCGCTACACCGAGGCGGCGTTCATCCGCACGGTGAAGCAGGCCACCTGGCTGCCGTTTGAGATCACGGGCGTCGATGCAGACGGGCTCCGCTTTACGCAGGCGCCGGAAGTCCAGACCGGCGAGGTCACGTACCGCGCCTGGCCCGAGGATTTTGACGGGACCGACCTGACCCAGCTCGACCACCTCGGCGTGCCGGTGCAGCAGGCCCGGCTCGCGGCGGATGGGAAGACCTGGCTCATCGGCGAATCCGAGTACCACCACACCACTAACCAGGCCACGACGACCACCGACCCGTACGGCAACGTGGTCACCAACACATTCGACGCCGCAGGCAACCTGATCGAATTCGTCGAGACCGACGCCGACGGCAATGTGCTCGAACACCTACGGCATGTGTATACCGAGTCGGGTGTGACGCAGTACGTCTATGCGTTGGATGGGCTGGTGGCGGACGTATCGAGCCTCGCCGCGGGGCTGTGGCTCGAGAGTGTCCGTGTCCTGGACGAGACGACGCAGGCGACGGTTTCGCTCGGGCGCAACATCTACTACGGCTCGGCCGCGTCCGCAGGCAGCGGGCCGGTTGGCACTGGCGACCAACCGCGACGCCGTGAGCACGCGCTACACCTACTGGGAAGACGGCAACGTCAAGGAAGTCTTCCGGGAGTGGGTCGACGATGGCAGCCCGGTCTCCGTCCGCGAGAGCTACGCCGAGTACAACGCGGCGGGACAGATCACACGCTCCGAAGATGTCTTCGGCAACACGACACGCTACGTGTACGACGCGGCGGGGGCGCTCGCTCGCGGTCGTCGACCGCTTCGGCGGCTACACGTTCAGCACCTACGATGCACGCGGCAACCTGA